The Erythrobacter insulae genome window below encodes:
- a CDS encoding tetratricopeptide repeat protein, translating into MGLNIEEQKAVERFRKDVVEPSQTKLVILDFWAEWCGPCKALAPMLEKVAAEYADKGVILAKLDVDEEKFIASQFQVQSIPTVYAMFQGQPVADLTNARSESELKKVLDQLLSQLPIQAGSGGSDAPQGPSAEEVAQHIQVGEEALSGGDAERAFGIFAQVIQFDNENPGAIAGMIRAQIAMGQADEASQMMDAIKSSPVYDKVKDDPAIIAASSALELASTQVDEGELAALKASATADGAGMDAKLAYAEAAFAANERDAAADILLGMVGEDREWNEGAARAKLLQIFEAVGLEDDWVVSTRRRLSKILFG; encoded by the coding sequence ATGGGTCTGAACATCGAAGAGCAAAAAGCCGTCGAGCGTTTCCGCAAAGACGTTGTCGAGCCATCGCAAACCAAACTGGTGATTCTGGATTTCTGGGCCGAATGGTGCGGCCCATGCAAAGCGCTCGCGCCGATGCTGGAAAAAGTCGCCGCGGAATATGCCGATAAAGGCGTCATCCTTGCCAAGCTTGATGTGGATGAAGAAAAATTCATCGCCAGCCAGTTTCAGGTCCAATCGATCCCGACCGTCTATGCCATGTTCCAAGGGCAGCCTGTCGCGGACCTGACAAATGCGCGCAGCGAATCGGAGTTAAAGAAAGTTCTGGACCAGCTGCTTTCGCAATTGCCGATCCAGGCCGGTTCCGGTGGCAGCGATGCACCTCAAGGTCCATCTGCCGAAGAAGTCGCGCAGCATATCCAAGTCGGTGAAGAGGCGCTGTCCGGCGGCGATGCCGAGCGCGCTTTTGGAATTTTCGCGCAAGTGATTCAGTTCGACAACGAAAATCCCGGCGCAATCGCGGGGATGATCCGGGCACAAATCGCCATGGGTCAAGCCGATGAAGCGAGCCAGATGATGGACGCCATCAAATCCAGCCCCGTCTATGATAAAGTGAAAGATGATCCAGCGATCATCGCGGCCTCCAGCGCATTGGAGCTGGCCAGTACGCAAGTGGATGAGGGCGAACTCGCCGCGCTCAAGGCTTCAGCGACCGCCGATGGCGCGGGCATGGACGCCAAACTCGCCTATGCTGAGGCAGCTTTCGCAGCGAACGAACGCGATGCCGCAGCGGACATATTGCTCGGCATGGTGGGCGAAGACCGCGAATGGAATGAAGGCGCAGCACGCGCCAAACTGCTCCAGATTTTCGAAGCTGTCGGGCTGGAAGATGACTGGGTCGTCTCAACTCGCCGCCGCCTTTCAAAAATCCTGTTCGGATAA
- the mobF gene encoding MobF family relaxase, translated as MVASVSALTSSGQAASYYESAGEYYADGGQSPSEWQGKGAEALGLSGDVDRDQFRDLLDGKVADQQLGTTRDGKLEHRPGWDVTLSAPKSVSIMAEVAGDRRLIAAHSAAVKTALAHVEQHMAATRIRDGGTVNREATGNLVVASFQHGTSRAQDPQLHTHNVILNATKGEDGTWRSLEPRAIYQLQKQIGAIYRQELALKVRELGYEIETGKDSMFEIRGVSSEVIAAFSTRSAEIEAALGERGTSRDEASAAEKQVAALDTRQAKVAADPAALVADWRDTANAAGFGPEARLAMVKEAEAMAASPDHRATIDMHGDSAASRAVAHAADKLGERQSVFAAAALHEEAGRIGLGKASYAQIGEAIAAATKQGELIDRTHIDRRGAEFTGFTTRANLETEAKMLRIEAEGRGTLSPIASPLVAAKAVASAAAQSERVGFGWNADQRTATEQLLTSHNRVTALQGYAGTAKTTTVLATFAYEAEARGMAVTALAPTASAAMVLGEALGTRGDTVARHLLSPERPQQGKSAVWIVDEASLLSARDTARLFDLAERQNARVVLVGDVKQLGSVEAGAAFAQLQDAGMETAKLGEIVRQTNLAAKDAVLASIEGDARKVLAALDRGGGQIVENADRSEGFAAIAAQYAKQDKANRARTLVIEPSREGRDALTADIRDALTISGALTGPAVTVESLANKGLTRAEARDPLSYDKGDVVRFTRDYADKGVKRGEAYRVESIDPAKSAISLKSENGREVDWRLRQWGAGKSQAFAPQSMELKTGDAIRFSRNDREAGRINGARGEVIGVDQQARTATIQTARGVTETLNLDSARDRHIAHAYVDTTFAAQGRTADHVMIHADSKAINLVDQKSFYVSVSRAKETVAIFTDDRSKLVSAINERAGLVQTATAQASLPSLSSGKSASAGMG; from the coding sequence ATGGTTGCGTCCGTGTCCGCGCTGACCAGTTCCGGTCAGGCCGCCAGCTACTATGAATCCGCAGGCGAATATTATGCCGATGGCGGCCAGTCCCCATCGGAGTGGCAGGGCAAGGGCGCGGAGGCGCTTGGGCTGTCCGGCGATGTTGACCGCGACCAGTTCCGCGATTTGCTGGACGGCAAGGTTGCCGACCAGCAGCTTGGCACCACTCGCGACGGCAAGCTGGAACACCGCCCCGGATGGGACGTGACCTTGAGCGCGCCCAAGTCCGTATCGATTATGGCCGAGGTGGCGGGCGACCGGCGATTGATCGCCGCCCACAGTGCAGCGGTGAAAACAGCGCTTGCCCATGTCGAGCAGCATATGGCCGCCACCCGCATCCGGGACGGCGGGACGGTGAATCGCGAGGCCACCGGCAATCTGGTCGTTGCCAGTTTCCAGCACGGTACCAGCCGCGCCCAAGATCCGCAGCTTCACACCCACAATGTTATTCTGAATGCCACCAAGGGCGAGGACGGCACATGGCGCAGCCTTGAGCCGCGCGCGATCTACCAACTGCAAAAGCAGATTGGCGCGATCTACCGGCAGGAGCTGGCGTTGAAGGTGCGCGAGCTGGGCTATGAGATCGAGACGGGCAAGGACTCGATGTTCGAGATCAGGGGCGTGTCGTCCGAAGTGATTGCCGCGTTTAGCACCCGCAGCGCCGAGATCGAGGCCGCGCTTGGTGAGCGCGGCACGTCCCGCGATGAGGCCAGTGCCGCCGAAAAACAGGTTGCCGCGCTCGATACCCGGCAGGCCAAAGTTGCTGCCGATCCTGCGGCGCTTGTGGCGGACTGGCGCGATACCGCCAACGCAGCCGGGTTCGGACCAGAGGCAAGGCTTGCAATGGTCAAGGAGGCGGAGGCCATGGCCGCCAGCCCGGACCACCGCGCCACGATAGATATGCATGGAGACAGCGCCGCAAGCCGTGCCGTTGCCCATGCCGCTGATAAGCTGGGCGAGCGGCAATCCGTCTTTGCCGCCGCCGCCTTGCACGAGGAAGCGGGGCGCATCGGGCTGGGCAAAGCCAGCTACGCGCAGATCGGTGAGGCCATTGCTGCTGCGACCAAACAGGGTGAGTTGATCGACCGCACACATATCGACCGACGCGGCGCGGAATTTACCGGGTTCACCACCCGCGCCAATCTCGAAACCGAAGCCAAGATGCTGCGGATCGAGGCGGAGGGACGCGGCACCTTGTCCCCTATCGCATCCCCGCTTGTCGCCGCAAAGGCGGTTGCCAGTGCAGCGGCGCAGAGCGAACGCGTGGGCTTTGGCTGGAACGCCGACCAGCGCACCGCGACCGAGCAGCTATTGACCAGTCACAACCGCGTCACCGCCTTGCAGGGATATGCAGGCACGGCCAAGACCACGACTGTCTTGGCGACTTTCGCCTACGAGGCAGAGGCGCGCGGTATGGCCGTGACGGCCTTGGCCCCCACCGCATCGGCGGCGATGGTGCTAGGCGAGGCGCTTGGCACGCGCGGCGATACCGTCGCCCGTCACCTGCTATCGCCAGAACGCCCCCAACAAGGTAAGTCCGCTGTGTGGATTGTGGACGAAGCGTCTTTGTTGTCGGCGCGCGATACGGCCCGGCTGTTCGACCTGGCTGAACGGCAGAACGCCCGTGTCGTGCTTGTCGGTGACGTGAAGCAGTTAGGGTCGGTCGAGGCGGGTGCGGCTTTCGCGCAGTTGCAGGACGCAGGCATGGAAACCGCCAAGCTGGGCGAGATCGTGCGGCAGACGAACTTGGCGGCGAAAGACGCTGTGCTGGCATCCATCGAAGGGGACGCCCGCAAAGTGCTTGCTGCTCTAGATCGGGGTGGGGGCCAGATCGTCGAGAATGCCGACCGTTCCGAAGGGTTCGCCGCCATTGCCGCGCAATACGCCAAGCAGGATAAGGCGAACCGCGCCCGAACGCTTGTCATCGAGCCATCACGCGAAGGGCGTGATGCACTGACCGCAGACATTCGGGACGCGCTCACAATATCGGGGGCGCTTACTGGCCCTGCTGTCACCGTGGAAAGCCTTGCCAACAAAGGACTGACGCGTGCTGAAGCTCGTGATCCATTGAGCTACGACAAAGGCGATGTTGTGCGGTTCACTCGCGATTACGCCGACAAAGGCGTAAAGCGTGGCGAGGCCTATCGTGTGGAGAGCATCGATCCAGCCAAATCGGCCATTTCCCTCAAATCCGAGAACGGGCGCGAGGTGGATTGGCGCTTGCGGCAATGGGGTGCGGGTAAAAGCCAAGCTTTCGCACCCCAATCGATGGAACTGAAAACCGGCGACGCCATCCGCTTTTCCCGTAACGACCGAGAGGCTGGCAGGATCAATGGTGCGCGCGGTGAGGTTATTGGCGTCGACCAGCAGGCCCGCACAGCCACGATCCAGACGGCACGAGGGGTGACGGAAACGCTGAATCTCGATTCCGCCCGCGACCGGCACATCGCCCATGCCTACGTCGATACCACTTTCGCCGCGCAAGGTCGCACCGCCGATCACGTCATGATCCATGCTGACAGCAAGGCGATCAATCTGGTCGACCAGAAGTCCTTCTATGTCAGCGTATCACGGGCAAAGGAAACGGTCGCGATCTTCACCGATGATCGTAGCAAGCTGGTATCGGCGATCAACGAGCGGGCAGGACTGGTGCAAACAGCGACTGCACAAGCTTCCTTGCCGTCACTATCCTCTGGGAAGTCAGCCAGCGCCGGGATGGGCTGA
- a CDS encoding restriction endonuclease subunit S: protein MSDLGFLQKLLEGAEVEWMPLGTVTAYEQPTKYLVQSKNYDDRFSTPVLTAGKTFVLGYTDETNGIYEASKSPTIIFDDFTTANKWVDFDFKAKSSAMKMITSSDDEKYHIKYIYHWLNTIPSDLVEGDHKRQWISNYSGKTIPIPCPEEPEKSLAIQGEIVRILDSFTELTAELTAELELRKKQYNHYRDQLLTFNEDEAEWKPMDEIGEFIRGKRFTKADYRDEGISAIHYGEIYTHYGVFAHSTLSKVRSEMADSLRFAEKNDVIMAGVSETVEDVGKAVAWLGEEKVAIHDDSYAFRHVMNPKFIAYAMQTNAFHDQKGQFVSRGKIKRLLIDGMKKVKLPVPFPNDQEKSLAEQARIVAILDKFDTLTTSLSEGLPREIELRQQQYEYYRDLLLSFPKPAEVVEA, encoded by the coding sequence GTGAGCGATCTCGGTTTCCTTCAGAAGCTTCTGGAAGGCGCTGAGGTTGAGTGGATGCCGCTGGGGACGGTGACAGCATACGAACAGCCGACAAAGTATCTTGTCCAGAGCAAGAATTATGATGATCGCTTTAGCACCCCGGTCCTTACAGCCGGGAAGACATTCGTGCTCGGATATACCGACGAGACGAACGGAATCTATGAAGCTTCAAAGAGTCCGACAATCATTTTTGACGACTTCACAACTGCCAACAAGTGGGTGGATTTCGATTTCAAGGCGAAGTCGTCGGCCATGAAGATGATCACATCGAGCGACGACGAAAAATACCATATTAAGTATATTTATCATTGGCTTAATACCATTCCGAGCGACCTTGTTGAAGGTGATCACAAACGGCAATGGATAAGCAACTACTCAGGCAAGACGATCCCAATTCCCTGCCCGGAGGAGCCGGAGAAGTCGCTGGCGATACAGGGGGAAATCGTGCGGATTTTGGACAGCTTCACCGAGCTGACCGCCGAGCTGACCGCCGAGCTTGAACTGCGCAAAAAGCAATACAACCACTACCGCGACCAACTCCTGACTTTCAATGAGGACGAGGCTGAGTGGAAGCCGATGGACGAAATTGGTGAGTTCATCAGAGGTAAGCGTTTCACCAAAGCAGACTACCGTGATGAAGGAATTAGCGCGATCCACTACGGGGAAATCTATACCCATTACGGTGTGTTCGCGCATTCAACGCTTTCCAAGGTAAGAAGCGAGATGGCTGACTCACTGCGCTTCGCAGAGAAAAACGATGTTATTATGGCTGGTGTCAGCGAGACCGTGGAAGATGTCGGCAAGGCCGTTGCATGGCTCGGAGAGGAAAAGGTGGCAATCCACGATGATAGCTATGCTTTTCGCCACGTGATGAACCCCAAGTTCATCGCCTATGCGATGCAAACAAACGCTTTCCACGACCAGAAAGGCCAGTTTGTTTCTAGAGGAAAGATCAAAAGGCTTTTGATTGATGGAATGAAGAAGGTGAAATTGCCTGTCCCGTTCCCAAATGATCAAGAGAAGTCGCTCGCCGAGCAAGCCCGCATCGTTGCGATCCTCGACAAGTTCGACACGCTCACCACCTCGCTCAGCGAAGGCCTGCCCCGCGAAATCGAGCTGCGCCAACAGCAATATGAATATTACCGCGACCTGCTCCTGAGCTTCCCCAAACCAGCCGAGGTGGTTGAGGCATGA
- a CDS encoding type I restriction-modification system subunit M produces MTSQQQRDALHRQIWAIANEVRGAVDGWDFKQFVLGALFYRFISENFTSYIEAGDDSVKYAKLADSAIPDAVKVDAVKTKGYFIYPSQLFANVAARANTNESLNTDLAAIFKAIEGSASGYPSEEDIKGLFSDFDTTSNRLGNTVREKNDRLAKVLKGVAGLPLKFEENHSDLFGDAYEFLISNYAANAGKSGGEFFTPQHVSKLIAQLALHGQESVNKIYDPAAGSGSLLLQAKKHFDNHIIEDGFFGQEINYTTYNLARMNMFLHNVNYDKFNIQNGNTLENPHFLDEKPFDAIVSNPPYSVRWAGSDDPTLINDDRFAAAGVLAPKSKADFAFVLHALHYLSAKGRAAIVCFPGIFYRGGAEQKIRKYLVDSNVVETVIALAPNLFFGTTIAVNILVLAKNKPDTKVQFIDATGEEFFAKKTNTNEMSDEHVKEILSIFDNKEPKPHVAETVDQDDIVRKDYNLSVSAYVEPKDTREVVDITQLNADLKTTVEKIGKLRSDIDAIVAEIEE; encoded by the coding sequence ATGACCAGCCAGCAACAGCGCGACGCATTGCACCGGCAGATTTGGGCAATCGCCAACGAGGTCAGGGGCGCGGTCGACGGCTGGGATTTCAAGCAGTTCGTCCTGGGGGCGCTGTTCTACCGCTTCATCAGTGAAAACTTCACCAGCTATATCGAAGCGGGTGATGACAGCGTCAAATACGCCAAATTGGCTGACAGCGCCATTCCCGACGCGGTGAAGGTCGATGCGGTGAAGACCAAGGGGTACTTTATCTATCCCAGCCAGCTCTTCGCCAATGTCGCCGCCCGCGCCAACACCAATGAGAGCCTGAACACCGATCTGGCTGCTATCTTCAAGGCGATTGAAGGTTCGGCAAGCGGCTATCCATCCGAGGAAGACATCAAGGGCTTGTTCTCGGATTTCGACACCACCAGCAACCGGCTGGGCAACACGGTCAGGGAAAAGAACGACCGGCTGGCCAAGGTGCTGAAAGGCGTTGCGGGACTGCCGCTGAAGTTTGAGGAAAATCACAGCGACCTGTTTGGCGATGCCTACGAGTTCCTGATCTCCAACTACGCGGCAAATGCGGGCAAATCGGGCGGGGAGTTTTTTACGCCGCAGCACGTTTCCAAGCTGATCGCGCAACTGGCGCTGCATGGGCAGGAAAGCGTCAACAAGATTTACGATCCAGCCGCTGGCTCTGGCTCCCTGCTTTTGCAGGCCAAGAAGCACTTCGACAATCACATCATTGAAGACGGGTTTTTCGGGCAAGAGATCAACTACACCACCTACAACCTCGCCCGCATGAATATGTTCTTGCACAATGTGAACTATGACAAGTTCAACATCCAGAACGGCAATACGCTGGAAAATCCTCATTTCCTCGATGAGAAGCCGTTCGATGCCATCGTTTCGAACCCTCCCTATTCCGTAAGGTGGGCAGGGTCAGACGATCCGACACTGATCAACGATGATCGCTTTGCTGCGGCAGGCGTGCTTGCACCCAAGTCCAAGGCAGACTTCGCCTTTGTGTTGCACGCGCTGCACTACCTGTCAGCCAAGGGGCGCGCGGCCATCGTTTGCTTTCCGGGCATTTTCTACCGGGGCGGGGCGGAGCAGAAAATCCGCAAATATCTGGTCGACAGCAATGTCGTCGAAACCGTGATCGCGCTCGCGCCCAATCTGTTTTTCGGCACCACGATTGCGGTCAATATTCTGGTGCTGGCGAAGAACAAGCCTGACACCAAGGTGCAGTTTATCGATGCCACGGGCGAGGAGTTCTTCGCCAAGAAGACCAACACCAATGAGATGAGCGATGAGCACGTCAAAGAGATTTTGAGCATCTTCGACAACAAGGAGCCGAAGCCTCACGTCGCCGAGACGGTCGATCAGGACGACATCGTTCGCAAAGACTATAACCTTTCGGTCAGCGCATACGTGGAGCCGAAGGACACCCGCGAGGTTGTCGACATCACTCAGCTCAACGCTGACCTAAAGACAACGGTTGAGAAAATCGGCAAACTTCGCAGCGACATTGATGCGATTGTCGCGGAGATTGAGGAGTGA
- a CDS encoding ATP-binding protein codes for MSQTLEQIAQALHNTNKKVQLIYAFNGTGKTRLSRALKELVAPKAADDEEAQPSRHKILYYNAFTEDLFYWDNDLLADAEPKLKIQPNSFTDWILVDQGQDQNIIANFQRYINDKLTPKFHHEAEYNDDGGRDVSPFSYVTFSFERGDDADLGNFKISKGEESNFIWSVFYTLLETVIDALQEPDPALRGTDAYDELQYVFIDDPVTSLDENHLIELAVHLAALINRAPEGLKFIITTHSPLFYNVLHNELKLSQRGKKEGCRLLELLEDGTFKLDIKHGDANRSFSYHLYLRRVLSEAIEQNKIERFHFMFLRNLYEKTAAFLGYQNWGDLLNTVPDVDAPGAKQGYLNRVMQFSSHSTLSGEQVRQPTGPEKQTVKLLFDNLINNYGYWQQEAQDG; via the coding sequence ATGAGCCAGACCCTCGAACAGATCGCGCAGGCGCTTCACAACACGAACAAGAAGGTCCAGCTCATCTATGCCTTCAACGGCACGGGCAAAACCCGCCTGTCCCGCGCCCTCAAGGAACTGGTCGCTCCGAAGGCAGCAGACGACGAAGAGGCCCAGCCATCGCGGCACAAAATCCTCTATTACAACGCCTTCACCGAAGACCTGTTTTATTGGGATAACGACCTGCTGGCAGATGCCGAACCCAAATTGAAAATCCAGCCGAACAGCTTCACCGACTGGATTCTGGTGGATCAGGGCCAAGACCAGAACATCATTGCGAACTTTCAGCGCTACATCAACGATAAGCTGACACCCAAGTTTCATCATGAAGCTGAGTACAATGACGACGGTGGGCGCGATGTCTCGCCATTTTCATATGTCACCTTTTCGTTCGAACGTGGTGACGACGCTGACCTTGGCAATTTTAAGATTTCCAAGGGCGAAGAGAGCAATTTCATCTGGAGCGTGTTCTACACATTGCTTGAAACCGTGATTGACGCACTGCAAGAGCCTGACCCCGCGCTGCGGGGCACTGATGCCTATGATGAATTACAGTATGTGTTCATTGACGACCCCGTCACCTCGCTGGATGAAAACCACCTCATCGAACTGGCCGTGCACCTTGCTGCGCTAATCAATCGCGCACCCGAAGGCCTCAAGTTCATTATCACGACGCACAGCCCACTTTTCTACAATGTGCTGCACAATGAGCTGAAGCTGAGCCAGAGAGGCAAGAAGGAAGGCTGTAGGCTGCTAGAGCTACTGGAAGACGGCACATTCAAGCTCGACATAAAGCATGGTGATGCGAACAGGAGCTTTTCCTACCATCTCTATCTGCGCAGGGTGCTTTCTGAAGCTATCGAGCAGAACAAGATCGAGCGCTTCCATTTCATGTTTCTGCGCAATCTCTACGAGAAGACAGCGGCCTTCCTAGGCTATCAGAATTGGGGAGATTTGCTGAATACAGTGCCAGATGTGGATGCGCCCGGAGCCAAGCAGGGCTATTTGAACAGGGTGATGCAATTCTCCAGCCATTCTACCCTGTCAGGGGAGCAGGTCCGCCAGCCAACCGGGCCGGAAAAACAGACGGTCAAACTGTTGTTCGACAACCTGATCAACAATTACGGCTATTGGCAGCAGGAAGCGCAAGATGGTTGA
- a CDS encoding HsdR family type I site-specific deoxyribonuclease, which yields MVEVTKPIAESKNFIVLDKYTSDWAAADHYQSEAELERELIQDLRNQGYEFLPDLTSPEAMLANVRVRLEDLNSVAFSDDEWARFVLSYLDSPSDGITDKARKIHDDYIHDFVFDDGRIQNIYLFDKGNIARNKLQVVKQFEQAGTHANRYDVTILVNGLPLAQIELKKRGVAIREAFNQIHRYSKESFNSDNSLYKFLQLFVITNGTDTRYFANTTKRDKHSFDFTMNWAKADNGLIKDLKDFTATFLQKHTLLNVLLHYSVFDVSETLLVMRPYQIAATERILWKIKSSYNAKHWSKPESGGFIWHTTGSGKTLTSFKAARLATELDFIDKVFFVVDRKDLDYQTMKEYQRFSPDSVNGSENTAALKRNLVKTDKKIVVTTIQKLNNLMKSEGDLPVYGEQVVFIFDECHRSQFGEAQKNLKKKFKRYYQFGFTGTPIFPDKIVDGKIIQKGNSRGSETTASVFGSELHAYVITDAIRDEKVLKFKVDYNDVRPQFRDFETEQDEAKLSAAENKRALLHPERIKEVSQYILKNYRQKTHRKHLGGGGFNAMFAVSSVDAAKLYYESLNKLQGGSDKPLKIATIFSFAANEEQNAIGDIRDESFDVSAMDSSGKEDLDAAIKDYNRLFGTSFSTDGNGFQNYYRDLANRVKSKEVDLLIVVGMFLTGFDAPSLNTLFVDKNLRYHGLIQAYSRTNRIFDATKTFGNIVAFRDLEQATIDAITLFGESNTKSVVLEKSYKEYMEGFSDIVSGAANRGFKTILAELEQRFPDPSEIITEADKKDFAKLFGEYLRAENILQNFDEFVALRAFQDVDRTDEAALEAFKVAHHLDDADIPELASVSLPAERKIQDYKSTYNDIRDWLRREKDGKEAEDSSIDWDDVVFEVDLLKSQEINLDYILELIFEKNRNVKDKDDLIEEARRLIRASLGNRAKESLIVDFINRTNFDEVDGKEGVIEAFFAFAQEEQRREFEELVAAESLHPEAARRYVTNSIKREFATENGDELNSILPKMSPLNPAYLTKKGDVFKRVSDFVAKFKGVGGQI from the coding sequence ATGGTTGAGGTCACAAAGCCGATAGCGGAATCGAAGAACTTCATCGTTCTGGACAAGTATACCAGCGATTGGGCCGCTGCTGACCATTACCAGAGCGAAGCGGAGCTTGAGCGCGAGCTGATCCAAGACCTGCGCAATCAGGGTTACGAGTTCCTGCCCGATCTCACCTCGCCAGAGGCCATGCTGGCCAATGTCCGCGTGCGATTAGAAGACCTGAATAGCGTTGCTTTCTCGGATGATGAGTGGGCGCGTTTTGTGCTGTCCTATCTGGACAGCCCCAGCGACGGGATCACCGATAAGGCCCGCAAGATTCATGACGACTACATCCATGATTTTGTCTTCGATGATGGGCGCATCCAGAACATCTACCTGTTCGACAAAGGCAACATTGCCCGCAACAAGCTGCAAGTCGTCAAGCAGTTTGAGCAGGCGGGGACGCACGCTAATCGCTATGATGTGACGATCCTCGTCAATGGCCTGCCTTTGGCGCAAATCGAGCTGAAAAAGCGCGGTGTGGCCATTCGCGAGGCCTTCAACCAGATTCACCGCTACAGCAAAGAGAGCTTCAACAGCGACAACTCGCTATACAAGTTCCTCCAGCTATTCGTGATCACCAACGGCACCGATACGCGCTATTTTGCCAACACCACGAAGCGAGACAAACACAGCTTTGACTTCACCATGAACTGGGCGAAGGCGGATAACGGGCTGATCAAAGACCTGAAGGATTTCACCGCGACCTTCCTGCAAAAGCATACGCTCCTGAACGTGCTGCTGCATTATTCCGTCTTCGATGTGAGTGAGACGCTGCTGGTCATGCGGCCCTACCAGATCGCAGCGACTGAGCGCATCCTCTGGAAGATCAAAAGCTCCTACAACGCCAAGCACTGGAGCAAGCCGGAAAGTGGCGGCTTTATCTGGCACACTACCGGATCAGGCAAGACGCTGACCAGTTTCAAAGCGGCGCGGCTGGCGACCGAGCTGGATTTCATCGACAAGGTGTTCTTCGTGGTCGACCGCAAAGACCTCGATTATCAGACGATGAAGGAATACCAGCGCTTTTCGCCGGATAGCGTGAACGGCTCTGAGAATACGGCTGCGCTGAAGCGCAATCTGGTGAAGACCGACAAGAAGATCGTGGTCACGACGATCCAGAAGCTCAACAATTTGATGAAAAGCGAAGGCGACTTGCCCGTCTATGGCGAGCAGGTGGTTTTCATCTTCGACGAATGCCACCGGAGCCAGTTCGGAGAGGCGCAGAAGAACCTCAAGAAGAAGTTCAAACGCTACTACCAGTTCGGCTTCACCGGGACGCCCATTTTTCCTGATAAGATCGTTGATGGGAAGATCATCCAAAAAGGTAATTCGCGAGGCTCAGAGACAACTGCCAGCGTCTTTGGCAGCGAGCTTCACGCTTATGTGATCACCGATGCGATCCGAGACGAGAAGGTTCTGAAGTTCAAGGTCGATTACAACGATGTGCGCCCGCAATTCCGGGACTTTGAGACCGAGCAGGATGAGGCCAAGCTCAGCGCCGCCGAGAACAAGAGGGCCTTGTTGCATCCTGAGCGCATCAAGGAAGTCTCGCAGTACATCTTGAAGAATTATCGCCAGAAAACTCATCGCAAGCATCTCGGCGGTGGCGGCTTCAATGCGATGTTTGCGGTCAGCAGCGTGGACGCGGCAAAGTTGTACTACGAGAGCTTGAACAAGCTCCAGGGCGGTAGCGACAAGCCGCTCAAGATCGCGACCATTTTTTCATTCGCCGCCAATGAGGAGCAAAATGCCATTGGCGATATTCGTGATGAGAGTTTCGATGTCTCGGCAATGGATAGCAGCGGCAAGGAGGACCTTGACGCCGCCATCAAGGATTACAACCGGCTGTTCGGCACTAGCTTCAGCACGGACGGCAACGGATTTCAGAACTACTATCGGGACCTAGCCAATCGGGTGAAATCGAAGGAAGTCGACCTGCTGATTGTGGTCGGCATGTTCCTCACCGGCTTCGATGCGCCCTCGCTCAATACGCTCTTCGTCGACAAGAACCTGCGATATCATGGCTTGATACAGGCCTATTCCCGGACCAATCGAATTTTCGATGCGACGAAGACCTTTGGCAACATCGTTGCTTTCCGTGATCTTGAGCAGGCGACCATTGATGCCATAACCCTGTTCGGTGAAAGCAACACGAAAAGCGTGGTGCTGGAAAAGAGCTACAAGGAATACATGGAAGGCTTCTCGGACATTGTGTCCGGGGCTGCCAATCGAGGCTTCAAGACCATCTTGGCTGAGTTGGAACAGCGCTTTCCTGATCCTAGTGAAATCATCACAGAGGCGGACAAGAAGGATTTCGCAAAGCTCTTTGGCGAATATCTGCGAGCGGAAAACATCCTTCAAAACTTTGACGAGTTTGTTGCCCTGAGGGCTTTCCAAGATGTCGACCGGACCGACGAAGCAGCGTTGGAGGCGTTCAAGGTTGCCCACCATTTGGATGATGCAGACATTCCAGAATTGGCCTCAGTGTCGTTGCCAGCCGAACGCAAAATTCAGGATTACAAGTCCACCTATAACGATATTCGCGATTGGCTGAGGCGTGAGAAGGACGGGAAGGAAGCCGAAGATTCCTCTATCGATTGGGATGATGTGGTCTTTGAGGTGGACCTTCTGAAATCTCAGGAGATCAACCTCGATTACATTCTTGAACTCATTTTCGAGAAAAATCGGAACGTGAAGGACAAGGATGACCTGATCGAAGAGGCTCGCCGTCTCATTCGGGCCAGCTTGGGCAATCGAGCGAAGGAAAGCTTGATCGTCGATTTCATCAACCGGACCAACTTCGATGAGGTGGACGGCAAGGAAGGCGTGATCGAAGCATTCTTTGCGTTCGCTCAGGAAGAACAACGCCGGGAGTTCGAAGAGCTTGTTGCTGCCGAGAGCCTGCACCCCGAAGCCGCGCGTCGCTATGTTACGAACTCCATAAAGAGGGAGTTTGCGACCGAAAACGGTGACGAACTCAACAGCATCTTGCCCAAGATGAGTCCGCTCAATCCGGCATATCTGACCAAGAAGGGCGACGTGTTCAAACGGGTGTCGGATTTCGTTGCGAAGTTTAAGGGCGTGGGCGGACAAATCTGA